In Megalopta genalis isolate 19385.01 unplaced genomic scaffold, iyMegGena1_principal scaffold0026, whole genome shotgun sequence, the following proteins share a genomic window:
- the LOC117224493 gene encoding uncharacterized protein LOC117224493: MRDFSIRSILANTIAIGDEYENCQSRKNDEMDETTDSGISATRMCSTRQKHHLPTENRPDDFKMMNLRKNSDIDTQRFLNGQIIYECSQRNDKSPNNSNDHFDTDTDGKQVSNDLRKFLERVPQNKFHSNQVNDEIINVEVEAPGKARSKRYFFTEFNLSGKCVNNNLSNEQQRRNSARTLGTNNKIKCETHRGRRDHWQINRSNENRGSKLLGQPREQSGHLIIDAKSDCLSSNIPKNNQHELFKGDTESLQVLQNKFKWLHCTRYKPPTVPRKSRSDKHKRRDGLQPRIPISMFQLDILERKYCNGAYLSRNDLLELSSTLKLPPKKLTTEQF, encoded by the exons ATGAGAGACTTCAGTATACGGAGCATATTAGCAAACACGATTGCAATTGGTGACGAATACGAAAATTGTCAATCTCGAAAGAACGATGAAATGGACGAAACGACCGATTCGGGAATTAGTGCGACGAGAATGTGTTCGACAAGACAAAAACATCATCTGCCCACAGAAAATCGGCCTGATGATTTTAAAATGATGAATTTAAGAAAGAATAGTGACATTGACACGCAACGGTTTTTAAATGGGCAAATTATTTACGAATGCAGTCAACGAAATGACAAGTCACCAAACAATTCTAATGATCATTTTGATACCGATACTGACGGGAAACAAGTGAGCAACGACTTACGCAAATTCTTGGAACGCGTTCCTCAAAACAAATTTCATTCCAATCAGGTTAATGATGAAATTATTAACGTGGAAGTTGAAGCGCCTGGCAAGGCAAGGTCGAAGAGATATTTCTTTACGGAGTTCAACTTGAGTGGCAAGTGCGTGAACAATAATTTGTCGAATGAACAGCAAAGAAGGAACTCCGCGCGAACATTGggaacaaataataaaataaaatgtgaaACGCATCGTGGAAGACGCGATCATTGGCAGATAAATCGGTCGAATGAAAACCGTGGCAGCAAACTGCTAGGTCAACCGAGAGAACAATCGGGTCATTTGATAATCGACGCGAAGAGTGATTGTTTATCGTCGAATATTCCGAAGAACAATCAGCACGAACTTTTCAAAGGTGATACAGAAAGTCTGCAGGTGCTTCAAAACAAATTCAAGTGGCTTCACTGCACGAGATACAAACCACCGACAGTTCCTAGAAAATCGAGATCCGACAAGCACAAAAGACGAGATGGCCTGCAGCCTCGTATACCGATTTCAATGTTCCAACTTGACATTCTTGAACGAAAATATTGCAACGGCGCTTATCTCTCGAGAAACGACTTACTCGAACTTTCGTCCACTTTGAAACTTCCTCCTAAAAAG TTAACTACAGAGCAGTTTTGA